The Triticum urartu cultivar G1812 chromosome 6, Tu2.1, whole genome shotgun sequence genome includes the window AAGGACCTACTTTCATGGACAACGATGATTTCAGGGTTGGCTTCTCATGGACATGGCAAAGAAGCGGTTGCTTTGTTTTTAAGCATGCGCGAGGTGGGAGTACTGCCGGACTCAACCACCTTCATCGTGGTTCTGTCTGCTTGTAGCCATGCTGGACTGGTGGATGAGGGGATATCAATCTTCAATTCCATGGCGAGTGAGTACAAGGTCATCCCAGATATTAAGCACTATGGTTGCATGGTGGATCTTTTCAGCAGGGCAGGACTTCTTTCACGTGCTTATGAGCTTATTGATAGCATGCCTTTTGAGCCAAACTTGGCAATTCTTGGAGCATTGCTGAGTGCATGCAGTGTCAATAATGAACTGGAGATTGGGGAACTAGTTCTCCAGAAGATTGATTCTGTTTGCTCCTATAAAGGAGGTGCTGGTGTGCTTCTGTCCAACATCTACGCTAACCAGAACTTATGGCATGAAGTTGATTCCATTAGAAGGAAGATAAGAAATGGTACCATACCCAGAAAGCCACCTGGTCAGAGTTCGGTGGCATCAGAAGTTCCTTTCATGAGTTTGTGATTTGGAGGTGAGTGTACCCATTTTCAATTGAGTTGCTCTTGTCATTGTATGGATTAGGAAGTCGTCGCATAAATGCATAGTAATCTTATCAAACGTTGCTTGTTTCAAGTTTAGACACTTatttttgggatggagggagtacatgccACTACTCTTCTAGAAACTAGATTTTGAGCATGTTGATTGCTGGATAGAGATCAATATCTGTATAGGCAATAAGAATGACAATATCGTTTTTTTGACAGAGTAAGTTTGAATGACACATTTGCCTATACTTCTGTTATGTAGCAAGACATACATTCTTGTGCTCCAAAACTTGACTTATGTGCATACTCTCCTTTCTTGATGAGCATCAGTTAGGGCTAGTAGGACCTTGTAAATCCTATATTCCACTAAATATTATGTCCTCATGTGGGGTTTGATTTTCACATGTTTCCACTTGTACTTTAGAGTTAATATTATTTAGTCTATCAAATATTTCATATTCTCTGCTTTAGATTCCCATGAGAATTTTTTATTATCATGCCAGTCATTATTGATTTTCGAATCTTGGTTAGCTGATCTTTCGTTTTTGTATTCTTCTCAAATGCAGCTTTTAGAGAGAAATCCACTTTGTTGTCACTGTTAACCTTGACTGGCAAAATGGCTGATTTTCATGCGAACTGGTAAGAAAGTCTCATCAATTACTTTTACGACAAGGCAGCTTATGAAGTACTccccccgttcctaaatatttgtctttttagagattttaaatggactaccacatacggatgtatatagacatattttagagtgtggattcactcattttgcttcgtatgtagtcacttgttgaaatttctagaaagacaaatatttaggaacggagggagtagatatcAGCGTATTATGTCAAAAAAAAGTACTCCCTCCGAGATTCCAGCGTGTCACCCATTTTGTTACTGTGTTGAAATTGTTGTGGCTTTTACTATTGAGTATTAAGTAGCGAGCATATTATACCTGTGGAATCATAAGCACATTGACTGACTGAACTTCTGTTTGCTTTATCTAACAGGAGATGAGGTCTCTCGGCAGCATATTTCGCAGATTAGCTTTCCATAGCGCGCACAGAAACACTAAACTTCATACGCAAACTTCTTCCCCTCACCAACTCCCCCTTATCATTTAGGAGATAAGACAAAGTATACCATCTTATTCACCGTTTCCATCCGAACAAATACACACCATGCACTCATACACCCAGGCGTGATGCCTTCTTGCAGCATTTTCACGGAGAAAGCCTGAGGCTGAACCAGTCAAATGCATTGTACTTAAACTGCCTTACAAATCGCCTGGCTGGGGATCGAAATGTGTGGCCAGGGCCAGGGCTCATGCGTGTGGTGTAACTTCGAGCTTCTTCGTTAACAACACAAGGACGCCCAGAACTTGTCCTTCCGGTAAAAGAATTCATGTTCCTGAACTGAGCTGGAGAAGTATGCCATCAGAGGCCCGTGAGCATgttactccctcctttccggtttaaaCCCACACGCATCCCTAGATCGGCAATTCGGCCAGTGTAATACAAATTGTATATTACCAAAGTTATATCATTAGAAAAATGTCACATGTGAAGTCGCTAACGGTATATTTTTGTGATATATAAACATTGCTCAAATCGTTGATCTAGGTATATGCGTGGGCCTTTTAAACCAGGAggaaggtactccctccgtttcataatgtagtgcatataaatattttaaaaagTCAAACTTTAttaactttgaccaaatttatagagAAAATAATGTACATCTAGAATACCAAATACATATCATTAGATACATCACAAGACGTATTTTTGTATTGTATATATTTGGTGTTGTAGATATAAATAGTTTTTTATTTAAACTTGATCAAAATTTGTAAAGTTTGACTCTGCGGAAAATCTATATGGACCAAGTCAAACTAGTGTGTGTGTGAACTCTGGCACCGCCCACTTGAATGCTACTGCTACTGTGCTCCGGTGGCGACTTGTGGGCATCTTGCTTGGACACCATAACATACTAAATATTTTGACGAAATGATGGATGCTGAGTTATCCTTTTCTTGCGTGGTGGTGTTATATCCATTGCCGAAATGTAGATTAGATCTTCAGTTTATTCGTATCAGCCATATCCATGTGCGTGCATACTAAGCTGCAGGCAAGTTGTTGGGGGTAGGGACAAGGAATAGAGAAACAACCGGATAAAGGTGCCATCAGCTGCCTGCTCTGGCGGCGGTGGGCAAAAGCAATGGGCTCTGTCCATCCTGTTCCTGTATTTTTTTTATGGGACCTGTTCCTGTATTCAAACAGTAGTGCAATGGTGGCTCTTGGGCTGGCTAGGAGGCATGTTCCTTTTTGGAGACTCTTTCTGTCTTTGGCAAAATACCGAGGATGCGTTTGGTTCACATCTTTGTTTTAGAGCATCTTACATACTTGTCTCGGTTCGGTCTGGTTTGGtaaatactcccttcgttccgaattacttgtcacagatatagatgtatctagatgtattttagttttagatacattcatttctatgacaagtaatttagaacggagggagtacatgctaAAAATCAACATCTGCATGTAGTTTAGTTGTCTGCATTAGGTTTCATGTATGGGAGGAACAATTAGTTAGCATATTGTTTGGTTGTAAACGGCTAAGCCAATACATATGTGAACTTCAGATCAAAGTCGCACATTCTGATTTGTGTCGTGCTTCCTTCCTCTATATGATGTTGCTTGTGACCTCGGCACTCTGGCAGTAAAATGAGTACCATTCATTGCTCCAATGCAATCCTAGAATGGCATTACAAGATGTTGTTATGGCCACAACAGAACAATAACAACATATCAAGGCATGAACTGCATACTGTAAGTGCTCATCTTGAAGTATGGATATCATTTTAGACTAGTGCGAATCTTGGTAGGAGTTCGACCGGTTGGTGGTCTGATCATCTCTCCTCTGAGCTCCCCAACAGCATACAACACTTGCTTGAAGTATCTGGAGATGGTCTCCATTATACCTGGCCAAACCTCGGACCGGGTCGGGCTTCGGGCCGGGCCTAGCCAAGCCCGAGCCAAAAAACAtgggcccgagcccggcccggcccgacCATCGGGCCTAGTTTTTGGGCCCAAGCCCGGCCCGAACATGCAAAAGCCCGCCGGGCCTCGGGCCGGGCCCCTTCAAATAACGGTAAAAATGACGGGCCCGGGCCCGGCCCGGCCAGGCCATCGGGCTCAAAATctaggcccgagcccggcccgggaGCAGCGTCGGGCCGGGCCGGGTCGGGCTTTTTCGGGCCGGGCCAGGTCTAGTCTCCATTGATCTTCCGAAGGTGTTGTGTACAACCCTGAACCTCTGGTTATGATCAGCAACATGGAGGAACATGGCTACTTGCTCTTCCATAGTGGTGTAGATGCTATCTTCTAGTAGCCCCCCTGCTCCTGAAAGTCTGGACAAGCCTGGCGAAAGGTGCTATTTTCATTCGAAGCATTCACAGAGCCTCTGTATTGTTGCAATCGTAGATGCAGTTCAGATTCACTATCCTCTCTTAATTTCGGATTAACATCGAACCATACCAGATGAGAGGTTTGTCATTCCGACGAACAACTTTCCTATGAACCAACAAGATCCAAGCCTGAACCATAACTATCAGCGCTGCTGCTTGAACTAAAAGCTTCGTCTGTTCATCCACAACCTAAGCGACATTCATGGTGTGGTCAGCAATGGTGCAATCGACCCTAAATGCTCCTACCGAACGACCTAACAGAGAAGGGAGGGGGAGGGGTAGCTCACCAGCTTCGGGGTTGGGGGAGGCATGGCCGAGACGAGGATGGCCGGACGGAGTCAAAGAAGAAGGGGAGAAGCGGCTGCTGCTGTCGGGGAGTGTTGCTCTCGTCATCGACGATGCCGTCGTCGCAGCCGTATATCTGATTCGTCGACGCCGCCGGTGCCAATAACAGAGGAGGACTTGCCATGGGTGAGCGAGTAAAAGGGGTGGTAAGGGTATATTTCGCGCCATCCCCTTCGCCGATTCCCCCCTCTTGCCATCTCCGACTGGATCCTCCCTGCACCGCGCTTTACGCCGCGTCTTCCTTTTGCGCCCGACTTAGCATGGCTCGCTGGAAACGGCCGATTCAAGCGTTTTCAGTGAACCAGGCTCTGGGCTGCTTTAAGTTTCGTGTCGATGCGAGTCAGGCCTGCTTGCACGGAACCATACGACCCAAATTCATCTCGCTCGGGCCTGATTGGGCTGTATGCAGCCTACCAAACGCGTATTGAGAGCTCGAAGTTGttctgaagaagaagaagaagaagaaaaatcttGCTCAAAGAGTGTCACTCCTATCTGTAGAGTCTAGCGTTGTCTGGCTTTTGCAGTCACCTGATACGGGTATGGTACCTACTCCATGTGGCAATTGGTTGGTTAATCAAGCTCGCCACGCTTCCTAAACGAAGTTCCCCCATTAGCGAAACGCATGGCTGGAGGATGACGTTTTTCTCCCGGTGGGCCAGTTTCTCAAGTCCCTTGCACCCGATTCTCTCTCTCCTCAAAAAGAAGTGCCTTGCAGCCGATAACATTTCAGGCAAAGTAGGCCGCCTGGAGCCAGGCAGGACACCTGGACCGGGGAGCTCTGCTCGGCCACCGCAGCCAAGCCCTAGGAGCGAAAGCCAAAACCGAAAGCAGAGGCGTGCCAGATCCGCCCAACTTGCCTCCCGCTCCCTCCTTCCAGATCAGTCAGGTTCCTTGCTTCCTCCCGTCGCCTTCTTTCTCTTTCCCATTCCGCCCCTCGCCCGTTTTCATACATCTCCCTCCCCTGCACCTGCATCCCCATCCCCCGCGCTCCTCTTCTCTTACCCCTCCCCCAATTCAGAGCTCTCCGTCGATCCCGACGCAGCCGCCGccgactcctcctcctcctcctcctccaccacctcaCCGGAAGGCCGCCCGGCCACGCGCCTGAGCGGAATCCCTCGCCCTGCCTCCCGGTACGTACATGTTCGTCTCCCGCCAGCGCTCCTCGCGAGGtttgtgtgcgtgtgtgtgtgcgcgcgcgcgcgtgaTTCCGCCTGCTTGCTTCTCCTTTGCCGTAGCTCGCGAGCGCCCGAATCCCTTGACTCCTCTTGCCTGCCATGCCACCTGATAGTGCGGGATTGGTTCGAATTGGCCGTTTCTTGGTGGTAGTTGGCGAGTGGGTGGATTGCCTGGTTATGGTGTACCGTCTCGTTTGCCTCGTTATAGCGCCGCCGAGCCGGTAGGAGGTGCCGTTCGGGCGTGGTACCTCGCCATTACGCGGGGTTCGAATTAGCAGATCACGCGTCCGCGGTACCTGCTGTCGTTAGTTGTTACGTCACGATGTCAACCTGGGCATCTTCTCCCTGTTCCAAGTGAAAATGCACACTGTCTCCAGTAGTAATGTGTATTACTATGTATTCGCTGTTATTTTTCCGTTATTTTTCAATCTGACGTCTAATTCCAAGTGGAAAATGTCGATTGGGATGTGTGCAGTACCAGTCCTATTTGAGCGCAGTTCTGAATCTTTGTTCACCGTTTCAGTGATTCAGACGTGTTTCCTGGCTGCGTGGAAATGGATGGCGTTGTTGTGAGGAGAGTGATCCCTTCGGACAACAGTTGCCTCTTCAATGCCGTCGGGTATGATTCTGCACCTGTATATGCTGCACTAGTAAGGAAACGATTTCGCAGATGATGCCGTCGCTGACTGTGCTTCTCAACACCTCTCTTGGTGCAGTTATGTGATGGAGCATAACAAAAATAAGGCTTCTGAGCTCAGACAGGTAATTGATTCTGATGTCTGTTTGACAATTTGGCACAACTGCTGTGTTGTCAGAGCCAACTGAACATTATCGCATCAGTTGATCAAAATATGTCATTATATAAGTTCTAGAAGAATTTTATCTTATATCAGTTCAATTAACATCCAGCAACTCATATATGACTCTTAAGATATTTCGGTATTGTCGTCAAAACGGCATGAGACCATCTCATCCAGAAAAGCTGTTCCAATCAATGCAGTTGCAAGTCATCACACTACTGGTTTTTGACAGAAAATTGAGACCACAACACATTTAATGTACAGTAGAAAGAGCATAGCATGCTTATCAAGTACCCTAAACGATTTTAGAATGATAAGCTTCAGTCCTCCAATGCGGAAGTAATTGTGCATCATTCACATACCAGCAGCTTCAAAACATCAAAGTCCTTGAAATACTTCCACGATATTCTGTCCTTCAAATCATGTGTGTAAATAACCTAGACGTGTTCTGCCTGTACAATCTATCTGTAGAGAACAAAAACTAACACGATTGAAGATTACATTAGCGTAGGTCAGATAAATGAAGCAATAAAACATTATTTTGTACACCATGATGTTCCTTTTAGCTAGAAACTGTTATTTACAAATTGTTGGACTGTACGTGTCATCTCATTTTTGCTTACCTTTCTAAACTTACAGTGCTGACTTTGCTACTTTTTATTCCCCGTTTGCTTGAAGGTCATAGCAGCAGCGGTTGCAAGTGATCCTGAAAAGTACAACGAAGCATTTCTTGGGAAACCAAATGAAGCGTATTGTGCTTGGATTATGGACCCTGATAAGTGGGGAGGTGAGTTTCAGTGCTATGATTCATGTGCAGCAATATCGATGATGAAACTACTTAGTTTGAAATGCTCATGTACAATTTTGTTTGAAGACTGGTAGCGATGCAGTCATATCATGTCCCAGAATTTGCATTAGACATCCTCTTTGCCCCAAGAGAAAAACATAATATCGGGACCTTATCCTAAGAAAATTGCCATGACTCAAGAACTCAGCATTCCTCGTTAGGCATCTCTACCATAAAACTATAAGCCTCCATTAGTAATATACTACTACCCCCGTAActaaatataagatgtttttgcaGTTCAGTCATTTAGTTATGGAGGTAGTAGTATTAGTTCATATTTCATATGTTCTTGTTCTTGTGGTGCAAAGCAACCACTTGTAACATGACGCACTCCAGTTGGTCAGTGGAGGTGTATCTGTTCTACATCTGTTACAGGCATAAACACTAATTTTCATATAAGTTTTTCTTTGATGGCGGTTTTCATTAGATGTCAGTGTGTGCTGCTGCTTAGTTCACTAATTCACCTTTTTTTTTCGTTGTAAAGGTGCCATAGAACTTTCAATTCTGTCAGAATATTATGGGCGTGAAATTGCTGCATATGACATCCAGACAACACGATGTGATCTGTATGGTCAGGTTGGTGGCTCTATATGTTTACTTCTGTTTGTTCAGAATCTTTTGCTAGTTCTTAGCTTTACATCCGCTGATACAGGGGAAGAACTACAATGAGAGGGCAATGCTCATTTATGATGGGTTGCATTACGATGCTTTAGCAGTAAGTTTTTGTGATAGCAACTCACACGATTGAAAACGACACAATGCGGTATTAACTAATTTTATCTGTTTTTATCAACAAAAATTCAGACGTCTCCAGCTGAAGGGGCACCAGAAGAATTTGATCAGACCATCTACGTTGTTGACCAGAACCGTTCAATTGGTCCAGTAGAAGGCCTTGCTCTGAACTTAGCGAAGGAGGCACATAGGTATGTATTTGTCTATTATCACTTAAGTGTTCCGAACCATAATGCTTATTTCAGCATGTAACATTTATATTTTTAACTCTTCAAACATTGATTGTGGCTAATGGTCAATGGTCAGCAATTGAACTGAACATTCTAATGAGTAATGCATATGGAAGGTGTTGTAACAGGATGTAAAATTTGCACTGATAATAATTAAAAATAAATGCTCGTGACCTGTTCTGTAATTAATGTGGTGCTAAATAGCTTTCGTCCTTTTTTAAATCTGTCAGCATGATCACGAGTAGTCGTTTTAGCTTACCCTTCTGGTCTCGGGATTGTCAGAAAGCAGCTGTAATCTGTCAGCTGACTATAAACCAAGATAATATTTTGGTAGAAATGTTACTGACTTTGGTTGGGCATGCAATTTGTAGGAAGAGGAGCTACACAGACACCGCAAACTTTACATTGCGCTGCGGCGTGTGCCAAATTGGTGTCATTGGTCAAAAGGTGAGACTCTCAATGCCTTAACCGCACAATATTTCTATCAATCTGTGGGGAAACCTATTTTATAGGGATACTGAAAGCCCTTAAACGTTGCAGGAAGCTGTGGAACACGCACAAGCCACCGGCCATGTCAATTTCCAAGAATACAAATGACCGTAGAAGATAtactagttcttcttcttccgcTGTTGTTGTACACTCATTTGTTGCAATTGTTTTCTTCTTCGGCCTGATATGGTACTATTGCAAAATATTAATTTGTTACAGAGTAAATTTCATAAGCTCCAGTTTGGATATTGATTTTGATGTTCATATTGACTGCTAACTTGAAGAATTGAAGATCCAGTGATCAATGTATCTAGTAATCTGTTGTGATCTTGTTCTTTTTTTTTGGTCGTTCAAGTGGCTCCACATGATAAGGCCTTCTTTGGTTTATAGGGtaggaatatcataggaatagAAAAATCATAGAAAGTGAGGTGGCATGCATCTCACTTCCTATAGGAAAAGAGATGTCACTTGATTCATATTCATAcgataggattttttccattgagGCCTTCTTTGGTTTATAGGGtaggaatatcataggaataggaaaatcataggaagtgaggtGGCATGCATCTCACTTCCTATATAGAAGGATTTTTCCTCTGAAATTCCTTTTggcatggactatctcatacatTTCGGCCCtcttgattcgcaggattttcaAAACGTAGGAATAGGAAAAGTATAGGGTTGGAGTGGCATGCACACATGAATCCTATAGGATTAGCATGGAGTGTTTGATGGCACAGGAAAAGTAAAGGAATTGTAaaaagaggttggagtggatgttagattttctatgaaatgtagtacaaaagattccataggaaaaattcctatgggatccaatcctatgaatcaaaggacCAACATAGAAAAAATtcttaggcctcctttggtttggaggaatttcataggaattctagaggataggatttcttatagaattttttccttagagccctttggttcataggaatggattcttattcctacataggattggttcctatctccacattttataggaaaataaaaatgagcctagactcaatggaaaaattcctttggtgtcaaccaaatgacatctcgtttcttattcctactcataggatttgagatacatgtcatctcatttcctacaaaattcctattcctacgataatcctattctatgaaccaaaagaggccttaAGGATTTCAATCCTCCAGAAATCTTATAgaattcctttgaatcaaaggagcccttCTTGTGCGACACTGAAATGCTACTTCTCAAGTTTGCTGCTCTTCTGTTGCTTTGAGATGCCTTCGGGGGAACCCAGCGGGCACTTTTCCTGGGCTGGGAGCGCACCACTTGGTGCGCCCAGCCACCACCATGTGTTGCACGCAAGATGCACCCTCGagattttgtttttctttctgcatgtgttttttgttttattttttggGGGGTTTGGTTTTTGCTTGATTTTCCCTACATTTTGATGAGAAAAACACTTCTTTTTGTGCTTTCCGGAAAAAAGAAAAGCACAGCTATGCTTTctcgaaaaagaaaaaaaaacacagCCTATGGTTCCACGAGATGTATGGACGTGCTTTCTGAAAATGAAAAAATGCAGCCGCCTGTGCTTTTGTGAGAAGTACAACTGTGCtttttgaaaagaaaaaaaaggcatAGCTGCGCTTTcaaggaaaaagaaaagaaaaaaaacacagTTGGGTTTCATTTTATTCGGTTT containing:
- the LOC125516046 gene encoding OVARIAN TUMOR DOMAIN-containing deubiquitinating enzyme 2 translates to MDGVVVRRVIPSDNSCLFNAVGYVMEHNKNKASELRQVIAAAVASDPEKYNEAFLGKPNEAYCAWIMDPDKWGGAIELSILSEYYGREIAAYDIQTTRCDLYGQGKNYNERAMLIYDGLHYDALATSPAEGAPEEFDQTIYVVDQNRSIGPVEGLALNLAKEAHRKRSYTDTANFTLRCGVCQIGVIGQKEAVEHAQATGHVNFQEYK